The Raphanus sativus cultivar WK10039 chromosome 2, ASM80110v3, whole genome shotgun sequence DNA segment CCAGTGTAAGTGATATCCGATAAATGATGCTAGTGTTTGATCAAGTAGACAAAAGTAAAATTGTGAGATTAAAGAATCAACAAACCTGGGCTTCAGAAGCAGATTTGGTCTTTAATGAAAGACAATCAAAGAGAGCAGAGAACTTCTTAGTACAATCATCAAGTTTCCCAACCCGGTAGTACTGCTGCATTTGGTAATATGGTGCTGCAAATAATATGGTTTCTTCAGTTAATTATCCTTAGTCAACAGAGCCAAGACAAAACTTTACAGGTGAAATGAACTCATCATCATAGAGAGCAGAAAAACATAGCTTAACAGAATGCAAGAAGAGAGCCTTCGAGCAAACAGAGACACAAATACAAAACATAcacctaaaaagaaaaaaaaatcatgttctttcATAAAAGATGAAACTTCATCGGACTTTCCACCTTGTAATGTCTCATCGCCATTGGTGGTTTTGATGGAGCATCTAGACATCCCTTCAACAAAAACATACATTGCGGAAATGGTTTCAGACATCTTTTTTCAAATACCAAAATTCCTTATCATTTGGGtgtaaaactaaaacatttcTAAACCTTGAgctatgtttctttttaattgtaaaacagACAAAACAAACACTGAATATTACACAAATAAAGTTGTTTACAGAGCTAAGAGAAGACTATATCAATCAAGTTCAAATTTTGTTTGTCCAATGAAAAAAAAACCGAATCGAAGAATGCGATCAGACAAAAAGAGTGAGACAAGACATACAGTAGCAGAACCAGAGAGCGTCGAAGTATTTAGTGCATGACACGCGCCGCCGCACATCTGAAGAGTCGTCCATCTCCGTGCTCATCGTGTTTACTACTCTCAGGTGCAGGAAATGGATCTGAAAACGGGTCAGGTGGTGTGATTCGggttttggatttagagttttttCCCACTTTTTTAGTAATAGAAAAAGCCCAATAAGAAGAGCCCAAACAAAGAAGATGATACAACATCATCTGTGTGACATTACAATTCCCTCTGGAGTTAGTCAACCGTGCGATGATgtgtatcatcatcatcatgacaTGTGAAAATGGAGTCTGACAAGGCCCAGTCCGTTGGTTTGAGTGTAATGACCAGTGACCGCTTGTGTGTGGGAGTTAAGGAGGAATCTTTAGTCAAAGTTTTTTAGTCAACGAGATTTATACTAAAAAGAGTTATGTCCTTATCCTAATTCCTAATGTTTATTGTAGGCCAAAAAGCATTATAGCATGGCTCAAACGTTACGTTTTCTCCTTTGCTTTACAGCC contains these protein-coding regions:
- the LOC108826133 gene encoding uncharacterized protein LOC108826133 isoform X1; protein product: MSTEMDDSSDVRRRVSCTKYFDALWFCYWMSRCSIKTTNGDETLQAPYYQMQQYYRVGKLDDCTKKFSALFDCLSLKTKSASEAQKILEEQEKADAANHIWIMRTEEEASRHWNETFGHLDDPNY
- the LOC108826133 gene encoding uncharacterized protein C227.17c isoform X2, translating into MSTEMDDSSDVRRRVSCTKYFDALWFCYSPYYQMQQYYRVGKLDDCTKKFSALFDCLSLKTKSASEAQKILEEQEKADAANHIWIMRTEEEASRHWNETFGHLDDPNY